In the Deinococcus apachensis DSM 19763 genome, GGAGGACCAGATGACCAGCCCTGTTCGAGTCGGCGTGATCGGCCTCGGTGCCATCGGTCAGAGCTTACTGAAGGCTTTCACGGCCGAGCCCGAGGTGCAGGTCACCGCAGTGTGCGATGTGGACGCCTCCCTCGCTGAAAGGACCGCCCGCCCACTCGCGGCCTCCGCCTGGACCGACTACCGCCGGATGCTCGACGCGGTCGACCTGGATCTCGTGTACGTGGCCGTGCCGCCTCGGCATCATCACGCCATCGCCCTGGATGTCATCACGGCAGGCAAGCACATTCTGTGCGAGAAACCGCTCGCGCTCACGCTGGCCGAAGCGCAGGACATGCAGCGCGCGGCGCAGGCGGCAGGCGTCGTTCACGCGTTGAACCTGCCTCTGCACGCCGACCCTGGGATCGAGACGTTTCGCCGTCTCGTCGGGGATGGCAGTCTCGGGGTACTCCGCCGCGCGGAGTTGACGCTGGTGTTTCCGCAGTGGCCGCGAGGGTGGCAGCAAAATCCCTGGATTGGCGGGCGGGAACAGGGCGGACCGATCCGAGAGGTCGGCCCGCACCTGCTGCATGTCATCCTGACCACACTCGGCCCAGTCAAGCGGGTGTGGACTCACGCCGAGTACCCTGTGGACGACCTGGCAGCATGTGAGATTGCCGCGCTCGGCACGCTCGAGCTCGTGGATGGGCCCCTGATCGTCGTGTCGTGCCTGACGAACGTGCCGCGCCCGGAACAGGTGAGTCTCACAGTGTACGGCTCCAGGGGCACCGCTGGTCTGGTGAACTGGGCTTCGCCGGTGGCGGCGTCGGGGCAGGCACCGCTTGAAGGCGTGCCGGTCGAGGGAGCACGGGTGCCCTCAGGGGCACGGCTGGTGCGGGCGCTGGTGAGCCGTGTGCGTGGTGGACCCGGGGACTTGGTGGACTTCACCATGGGCGTTCGTATCCAGGCCGTCCTGGACGCCTGGGAGCGCTCGTCATCCACGGGGACGTGGGTGGACGT is a window encoding:
- a CDS encoding Gfo/Idh/MocA family protein, whose amino-acid sequence is MTSPVRVGVIGLGAIGQSLLKAFTAEPEVQVTAVCDVDASLAERTARPLAASAWTDYRRMLDAVDLDLVYVAVPPRHHHAIALDVITAGKHILCEKPLALTLAEAQDMQRAAQAAGVVHALNLPLHADPGIETFRRLVGDGSLGVLRRAELTLVFPQWPRGWQQNPWIGGREQGGPIREVGPHLLHVILTTLGPVKRVWTHAEYPVDDLAACEIAALGTLELVDGPLIVVSCLTNVPRPEQVSLTVYGSRGTAGLVNWASPVAASGQAPLEGVPVEGARVPSGARLVRALVSRVRGGPGDLVDFTMGVRIQAVLDAWERSSSTGTWVDVAQA